TAGTTTTGCTCATCTTTCAATGGTGACAGTTCGAAATAAATAGGTGAAATGTGATTCAACATTCTTTTGTCCTAAATATATCTCATTACTTTGGCAGAAAAACAAGAGTTAAGATGGAGAGTCAGGAGTTTCGGCGGTGGGATGAATTAATTCCTGATGCACTTGGGCTAATATTTAGGAACCTTTCACTTCAAGAGGTATTAACTATAGTTCCAAGGGTTTGCAAATCATGGGGAAAAGCCGCAAGAGGTCCTTATTGTTGGCAAGAGATCGACATTGAGGAATGGAGCAAAAATCTTAGCCCTGATAACCTTGATCGGATGCTTCAATTTCTTATTACAAGAAGCTGTGGTTCTCTCCGTAAGCTTTGTGTTTTTGGTCTCTCCAGGGAATCAAGCTTCACATTCATTGCAAACAAGTTAGTACTTTTTCACCTCTTGACGCTATTTACATCTCTCAGCTACTGCAATAGTCTACAAATCACATATTTTAAGATGCTATACTCAAGTCAAATTGAGTTACTTTGATTGAATTTGAATGTTTTCTTGTTTTGCTTGCTAGTGCCAAATCTTTGCAGATGTTGCGGTTGCCAAAAAGTGATATAGGCGATTCCATCGTGGAACAGGTCGCTGGAATGTTCTCGAACATTACATTTTTGGATGTGAGCTACTGCATAAAAATAGGAGCCAGAGCGCTTGAAGCTATAGGGAAGCAGTGTAGATGTCTAACTGGTTTGCGTCGAACAATGCATCCCCTTGAGGTTATTGACAAGCTTTCCCAAGACGATGAAGCCCTTGCAATAGCTAGTACAATGTCAAAGCTCAAGCAGCTCGAAATTGCTTATATGCTGGTTGGTACAACAAGCATAACCGAGGTCCTTAAAAACTGCAGACATCTTGAGCTGCTCGATGTAAGGGGTTGTTGGAATGTGAACCTTGAAGAAAATTTCGTAAAGAAATTCCATCAGCTAAAGGTGGTCGGTCCCCTTGTCGTAGATTGCTATGATCGAAACGGATGGGACAATTGCTCTGATTATTCAAGTTCTTCAGGCTATGTACCATGGGAATTTGTGGCTGGTGACATGGACGATGACGACTTTGATGGCATGTCCGATGTGTATTGGGAGGAAGATGACCAAAGTATTGAGGACGTCGAAATGTGGTTTTATGATGACTTAAATGCTGTGGACTCTGGATACGATTGGCCGCAATCTCCTTGAGGTTTGCCTGATCAAATTCTACTTATTCAA
The sequence above is drawn from the Nicotiana tabacum cultivar K326 chromosome 13, ASM71507v2, whole genome shotgun sequence genome and encodes:
- the LOC107766540 gene encoding F-box protein FBW2-like: MESQEFRRWDELIPDALGLIFRNLSLQEVLTIVPRVCKSWGKAARGPYCWQEIDIEEWSKNLSPDNLDRMLQFLITRSCGSLRKLCVFGLSRESSFTFIANNAKSLQMLRLPKSDIGDSIVEQVAGMFSNITFLDVSYCIKIGARALEAIGKQCRCLTGLRRTMHPLEVIDKLSQDDEALAIASTMSKLKQLEIAYMLVGTTSITEVLKNCRHLELLDVRGCWNVNLEENFVKKFHQLKVVGPLVVDCYDRNGWDNCSDYSSSSGYVPWEFVAGDMDDDDFDGMSDVYWEEDDQSIEDVEMWFYDDLNAVDSGYDWPQSP